A single window of Balaenoptera ricei isolate mBalRic1 chromosome 15, mBalRic1.hap2, whole genome shotgun sequence DNA harbors:
- the HMOX2 gene encoding heme oxygenase 2, with translation MSAELETSEGVDEPEKKSSGAPEKENHTRMVDLSELLKEGTKEAHDRAENTQFVKDFLKGNIRKELFKLATTALYFTYSALEEEMDRNKDHPAFAPLYFPTELHRKAALIKDMEYFYGEDWEEQAQCSEATRKYVERIHYVGQDEPELLVAHAYTRYMGDLSGGQVLKKVAQRALKLPSTGEGTQFYLFENVDNAQQFKQFYRARMNALDLNLKTKEKIVEEANKAFEYNMQIFSELDQAGSLLAKETLEDGLPVHDGKGDVRKCPYYAAKQDKGALEGSSCPFRTVLAVLSKPSLQFILAASVALAAGLLAWYYM, from the exons ATGTCAGCGGAACTGGAGACCTCAGAGGGGGTGGATGAGCCAGAGAAAAAGAGCTCTGGGGCCCcggaaaaagaaaaccacaccag GATGGTGGACCTCTCCGAGCTCCTGAAGGAAGGGACCAAGGAAGCACATGACCGGGCAGAAAACACCCAGTTTGTCAAGGACTTCTTGAAAGGCAACATCAGGAAGGAGCTGTTTAAG CTGGCCACCACTGCACTGTACTTCACATACTCGGCACTTGAGGAGGAGATGGACCGGAACAAGGACCACCCAGCCTTTGCCCCCTTGTACTTCCCCACGGAGCTGCACCGGAAGGCGGCGCTGATCAAGGACATGGAGTATTTCTATGGTGAGGACTGGGAGGAGCAGGCGCAGTGCTCCGAGGCCACCCGGAAGTACGTGGAGCGGATCCACTACGTGGGGCAGGATGAACCAGAGCTGCTGGTGGCCCACGCCTACACCCGCTACATGGGGGACCTCTCAGGGGGCCAGGTGCTGAAGAAGGTGGCCCAGCGGGCCCTGAAACTCCCCAGCACAGGGGAAGGGACCCAGTTCTACCTGTTTGAGAATGTGGACAATGCACAGCAGTTCAAGCAGTTCTACCGGGCCAGGATGAACGCCCTGGACCTGAACCTGAAGACCAAAGAGAAGATCGTGGAGGAGGCCAACAAGGCCTTCGAGTACAACATGCAG ATATTCAGTGAACTGGACCAGGCTGGCTCCTTGCTGGCCAAAGAGACCTTGGAGGACGGGCTCCCTGTGCACGATGGGAAAGGAGATGTGCGGAAATGCCCCTACTACGCTGCTAAACAAGACAAAG GTGCCCTGGAGGGCAGCAGCTGCCCCTTCCGAACAGTCCTGGCTGTACTGAGCAAGCCCAGCCTCCAGTTCATTCTGGCCGCCAGCGTGGCCCTGGCTGCCGGCCTCTTGGCCTGGTACTACATGTGA
- the CDIP1 gene encoding cell death-inducing p53-target protein 1, which yields MSNEPPPPYPGGPTAPLLEEKSGAPPTPGRTSPAVMQPPPGMSLPPADIGPPPYEPPGHPMPQPGFIPSHVNADSTYMPPGFYPPPGPHPPMGYYPPGPYPPGPYPGPGGHTATVLVPSGAATTVTVLQGEIFEGAPVQTVCPHCQQAITTKISYEIGLMNFVLGFFCCFMGCDLGCCLIPCLINDFKDVTHTCPSCKAYIYTYKRLC from the exons ATGTCGAATGAGCCACCCCCTCCTTACCCTGGGGGCCCCACAGCCCCCCTTCTGGAGGAGAAAAGTGGAGCTCCGCCCACCCCAG GCCGCACCTCCCCAGCTGTGATGCAGCCCCCACCGGGCATGTCACTGCCCCCTGCAGACATTGGTCCCCCACCCTATGAGCCGCCGGGTCACCCAATGCCCCAGCCTGGCTTCATCCCCTCACATGTGAATGCAGACAGCACCTACATGCCTCCAG GTTTCTACCCTCCTCCAGGCCCCCATCCACCCATGGGCTACTACCCACCAGGGCCCTACCCGCCAGGGCCTTACCCTGGCCCTGGGGGCCATACGGCCACGGTCCTGGTCCCTTCAGGGGCTGCCACCACAGTGACAGTGCTGCAGGGAGAGATCTTTGAGGGTGCACCCGTGCAGACGGTGTGTCCCCACTGCCAGCAGGCCATCACCACCAAGATCTCCTACGAGATTGGCCTGATGAACTTCGTGCTGGGCTTCTTCTGCTGCTTCATGGG GTGTGACCTGGGCTGCTGCTTGATCCCCTGCCTCATCAATGACTTCAAGGATGTGACGCACACGTGCCCCAGCTGCAAAGCCTACATCTACACGTACAAGCGCCTCTGCTAA